Sequence from the Flavobacterium sp. TR2 genome:
TCGTTATCCAGACCCGCAGCAGAATTCGGTTAAAGCGATTTTAGCTAAAAAGAATAATACAAAACAAAGCCAGATTCTGTTAGGAAACGGAAGTGATGAAGTTTTGGATTTACTTTTCAGAACTTTCTGCGAACCTAACAAAGACAATATTATTTCGCTGCCACCAACCTACGGAATGTATGGCGTTTTGGCGAATATTAACGCAGTTGAAAACAGAGAAATTTTACTTTCGAGAGACTTTCAGCCTCAGGTCGAAAAGATTTTGGAAGCTGTTGATGAAAACACCAAAATCATCTTTTTATGTTCGCCGAATAACCCAACAGGAAACTCTTTCTCGGATGAAAGTGTCGTTAAATTGCTTCAAAATTTTAAAGGTTTGGTAGTCATTGACGAAGCTTATATCGATTTTTCAGACAAAGAAAGTTGGCTGACCGAGATTGATGAATATCCTAATTTAGTGATTACGCAAACACTTTCAAAAGCGTATGGTCTGGCTGGAATTCGTTTAGGAATTTGCTATGCTTCAGAAGAAGTAATTTCAATTTTAAATAAAATCAAGCCACCTTATAACGTAAACGAATTAACGCAGCAAAGAGCAAAAGAACGTTTGCAGGATTCTGAAAAAATAAAACAGGAAATAGCTTCTATTATAGAACAAAGAGAAGAACTGCTTAAAGTATTACTTGAGGTAAGTTTCGTTGAAAAAGTATATCCAACAGAAGCCAATTTCATTTTGGCAAAAGTTGATGATGCCAACAAAAGATACGATCAGTTAATCGAAAAAGGAATTGTTATTCGTAACAGAACAACTCAGCCTTTATGCGAAAATTGCCTTCGTTTTACGATTGGAACAAAAGAAGAAAATGCAGTTGTTATAAAAGAATTGAAGCTATTGAATTAAAATATAGCCACAGATTCGAATGATTAAAATGATTTCTTTCTGTGTGTGATTTTTAGCCACGAATTACGCGAATTTCCACTAATTAAATTCGTGATAATTTGTGTAATTCGTGGCAAAAAAAATAATTATAATCTGTGCAATCTGTGGCAGAAAAATATAAACTATGAAAAAAGTACTTTTTATCGATCGTGACGGAACGATCGTTTTAGAACCAGAAAATTATCAATTAGACAGTTTGGATAAACTAGAGTTTTATCCAAAAGCATTTCAATATCTGGCTAAAATAGCCAATGAACTGGATTATGAATTGGCAATGGTAACCAATCAGGACGGACTGGGAACAGATAGTTTTCCGGAAGATACGTTTTGGCCAACACAAAATTTTATTTTAAGAGCTTTTGAAAATGAAGGTGTTTTGTTTGATGAGATTTTTGTCGACAGATCGTTTCCTGAAGATAATGCGCCAACCCGCAAGCCTAGAACCGGAATGTTGACAAAATACCTGAATAATCCTGAATATGATTTGGAGAATTCATTTGTTTTAGGAGATCGTTTGACAGATGTTGAACTGGCTAAAAATCTTGGGGCAAAAGCAATTTTCATGAATGATACTGACGGAATCGGAAGCAACGAAATCTCATCAAAACGTGAAGAATTGAACGAGACAATTGTTTTACAGACAATGGATTGGAAGAAAATCTATGAGTTTTTGAAGTTAGAAGCACGTTCAGCTTCAATTACACGTAAAACCAATGAAACAGATATTTACATCAATTTAAATCTTGACGGAACGGGAAAAAGCAAAATCGATACCGGAATTGCTTTTTTTGATCATATGTTGGATCAAATCGCACGTCACGGTCAAATGGACTTGGAAATCACTGTAAAAGGTGATTTGGAAGTTGATGAGCACCATACCATCGAAGACACGGCAATTGCTTTGGGAGAAGTTTTCGCGAAAGCGCTAGGAAACAAACTGGGAATCGAGCGTTACGGATTCTGCTTACCAATGGATGATTGCTTAGCACAGGCAGCAATTGATTTTGGTGGAAGAAACTGGCTGATTTGGGAAACCGAATTCAAGCGTGAAATGGTAGGGAAAATGCCAACAGAAATG
This genomic interval carries:
- the hisC gene encoding histidinol-phosphate transaminase, with product MNTFDINTITRENVKSLKPYSSARDEFEDFDTAEMIFLDANENPFQNGVNRYPDPQQNSVKAILAKKNNTKQSQILLGNGSDEVLDLLFRTFCEPNKDNIISLPPTYGMYGVLANINAVENREILLSRDFQPQVEKILEAVDENTKIIFLCSPNNPTGNSFSDESVVKLLQNFKGLVVIDEAYIDFSDKESWLTEIDEYPNLVITQTLSKAYGLAGIRLGICYASEEVISILNKIKPPYNVNELTQQRAKERLQDSEKIKQEIASIIEQREELLKVLLEVSFVEKVYPTEANFILAKVDDANKRYDQLIEKGIVIRNRTTQPLCENCLRFTIGTKEENAVVIKELKLLN
- the hisB gene encoding bifunctional histidinol-phosphatase/imidazoleglycerol-phosphate dehydratase HisB, with translation MKKVLFIDRDGTIVLEPENYQLDSLDKLEFYPKAFQYLAKIANELDYELAMVTNQDGLGTDSFPEDTFWPTQNFILRAFENEGVLFDEIFVDRSFPEDNAPTRKPRTGMLTKYLNNPEYDLENSFVLGDRLTDVELAKNLGAKAIFMNDTDGIGSNEISSKREELNETIVLQTMDWKKIYEFLKLEARSASITRKTNETDIYINLNLDGTGKSKIDTGIAFFDHMLDQIARHGQMDLEITVKGDLEVDEHHTIEDTAIALGEVFAKALGNKLGIERYGFCLPMDDCLAQAAIDFGGRNWLIWETEFKREMVGKMPTEMFYHFFKSFTDGAKANLNIKAEGINEHHKIEAIFKAFAKAIKVAVKRDTEKMILPSTKGML